A part of Melittangium boletus DSM 14713 genomic DNA contains:
- a CDS encoding hydroxymethylglutaryl-CoA lyase, protein MDSNQHRGPRVTGLGSLPRRVDLYEVGPRDGLQNELRTLPTRDKARLIEALIAAGEKRIEVTSFVHPKWIPQLSDAEELLRLVGRREGVTFSALVPNLKGLQRAKEAGLEEAAVFISASEAHSHKNINKSIAEAVDGARQTSEAALKAGMRVRGYLSTVWGCPYEGEVPVSRVVEISRALYADGIYQLSLGDTIGVGTPRQTETILSALLEHLPVEALALHLHDTRGTALANALVGLQMGVTTFDASIGGLGGCPYAPGAAGNLATEDIVYMLHGMGVETGINLDKLVEAGMVAQELIGRKLAGKFLQAALGEREKASRRARP, encoded by the coding sequence GTGGATTCGAACCAACATCGCGGCCCCCGCGTCACAGGGCTTGGCTCTCTGCCTCGGCGGGTGGACCTCTACGAGGTCGGCCCTCGCGACGGCTTGCAGAACGAACTGCGCACCTTGCCCACGCGCGACAAGGCGCGGCTCATCGAGGCGTTGATCGCCGCGGGCGAGAAGCGCATCGAGGTGACGTCCTTCGTCCACCCCAAGTGGATTCCGCAGCTCTCGGACGCCGAGGAACTGCTGCGCCTGGTGGGGCGGCGCGAGGGCGTCACGTTCTCGGCGCTGGTGCCCAACCTCAAGGGCCTGCAGCGCGCGAAGGAGGCGGGGCTGGAGGAGGCCGCGGTGTTCATCTCCGCGTCCGAGGCCCACTCGCACAAGAACATCAACAAGAGCATCGCCGAGGCCGTGGACGGAGCGCGCCAGACGAGCGAGGCGGCGCTGAAGGCGGGGATGCGGGTGCGCGGCTACCTGTCCACCGTGTGGGGCTGTCCCTATGAAGGGGAGGTGCCCGTCTCGCGCGTGGTGGAGATCAGCCGGGCGCTCTACGCGGACGGCATCTACCAGTTGAGCCTGGGGGACACGATCGGCGTGGGCACGCCCCGGCAGACGGAGACCATCCTCTCCGCGCTGCTCGAGCACCTGCCGGTGGAGGCCCTGGCGCTGCACCTGCACGACACGCGCGGCACGGCGCTGGCCAATGCGCTGGTGGGCCTGCAGATGGGCGTGACGACGTTCGACGCCAGCATCGGCGGACTCGGCGGCTGCCCCTACGCGCCGGGCGCGGCGGGCAACCTGGCCACCGAAGACATCGTCTACATGCTGCACGGCATGGGCGTGGAGACGGGCATCAACCTCGACAAGCTCGTCGAGGCGGGCATGGTCGCCCAGGAACTCATCGGCCGGAAGCTGGCGGGCAAGTTCCTCCAGGCCGCCCTGGGCGAGCGCGAGAAGGCGAGCCGCCGGGCCCGCCCTTGA
- a CDS encoding class I SAM-dependent methyltransferase, with protein MTTSRFFGELYLRSTRPFLSAETTAREVAYLRESLGDLEVPGAIVDLGCGHGRHAAPLNAEGPLAGRILGLELDALSLRERLPGFPAVRADLRALPFRTGSLAGAYSWYSTLFVFSDEEHVALLREVARCLRPGGRLVFHTVPHARISSQGEATFSTRLPDGSLLSEESHFDAVRGRDEGHRRLTLPDGRLLSGRYSIRYYPLAELTQLLEFTGFSVLWVHGGLEGGPLTDASMDLIVGAATRRS; from the coding sequence ATGACGACCTCGCGCTTCTTCGGGGAGCTGTATCTGCGCTCCACGCGGCCCTTCCTGTCCGCGGAGACGACGGCGCGGGAGGTGGCCTACCTGCGCGAGTCCCTGGGCGACCTCGAGGTGCCCGGAGCCATCGTGGACCTGGGGTGTGGTCATGGGCGGCACGCCGCCCCCCTGAACGCCGAGGGTCCCCTGGCCGGCCGCATCCTGGGCCTGGAGTTGGATGCGTTGTCCCTGCGCGAGCGGTTGCCGGGTTTTCCCGCCGTGCGCGCGGACCTGCGCGCCCTGCCATTTCGCACGGGCTCGCTCGCGGGCGCCTATTCCTGGTACTCGACGTTGTTCGTCTTCTCGGACGAGGAGCACGTGGCGCTGCTGCGCGAGGTGGCGCGGTGCCTGCGGCCGGGCGGGCGCCTGGTGTTCCACACCGTGCCCCACGCGCGCATCTCCTCCCAGGGCGAGGCGACCTTCTCCACCCGACTGCCGGACGGAAGCCTCCTGTCGGAGGAGAGCCACTTCGACGCGGTGCGTGGTCGGGACGAGGGCCACCGGCGGTTGACGCTTCCCGATGGCCGTTTGCTTTCCGGCCGTTATTCCATCCGTTACTATCCGCTCGCGGAATTAACGCAACTGTTGGAATTCACAGGGTTTTCAGTGCTCTGGGTGCATGGCGGGCTGGAGGGTGGGCCGCTGACGGACGCCTCCATGGACCTCATCGTGGGCGCCGCGACGCGGCGGAGTTGA
- a CDS encoding aminotransferase class I/II-fold pyridoxal phosphate-dependent enzyme — protein MSSRQILASRVGPLGTTVFSEFSALALKHGAVNLGQGFPDFDGPDAVKEAAHQAILSGINQYAPSVGLKVLREAIAEHGARFHGQEGIDPDTMVTVTSGATEAIFCVLLGLVDPGDEVVAFEPFYDSYDANIAFVGARPRYVPLRPPDATHATWWFDRDEVRAAFGPRTRLLILNTPHNPTGKVFTREELAFLAELCAEHDVKVLSDEVYEHIVFAPARHVRAATVPGLAERTVTVSSGGKSFSFTGWKVGWIIAPPALRDAVQRAHQFVTFATASPLQAAMAVALRLPDTYFEQLRAQYLARRERLLAGLAQAGLKAHVPEGSYFILADISGQGLGDDVAFCRHLVTRVGVAAIPPSVFYAPEHRHLGQGMARFAFCKSDAILDDAARRLKDGLSPRRAG, from the coding sequence ATGAGCAGCAGGCAGATCCTCGCGAGCCGGGTGGGGCCGCTGGGCACCACCGTCTTCTCCGAATTCAGCGCCCTGGCCCTGAAGCACGGCGCGGTGAACCTGGGGCAGGGCTTCCCCGACTTCGACGGGCCCGACGCGGTGAAGGAGGCCGCCCATCAGGCCATCCTCTCGGGCATCAACCAGTACGCCCCCAGCGTCGGCCTGAAGGTATTGCGCGAGGCCATCGCCGAGCACGGCGCGCGCTTCCACGGCCAGGAGGGGATTGATCCGGACACCATGGTGACCGTCACCAGCGGCGCCACCGAGGCCATCTTCTGCGTGCTGCTGGGCCTGGTGGATCCGGGCGACGAGGTGGTGGCCTTCGAGCCCTTCTACGACTCGTACGACGCCAACATCGCCTTCGTCGGCGCCCGGCCGCGCTACGTGCCCTTGCGGCCCCCGGACGCCACGCACGCCACCTGGTGGTTCGATCGGGACGAGGTGCGCGCGGCGTTCGGCCCCCGCACGCGCCTGCTCATCCTCAACACGCCCCACAATCCCACCGGCAAGGTGTTCACCCGCGAGGAGCTCGCGTTCCTCGCCGAGCTGTGCGCCGAGCATGACGTGAAGGTGCTCTCGGACGAGGTCTACGAGCACATCGTCTTCGCCCCGGCGCGGCACGTGCGCGCCGCCACGGTGCCCGGGCTCGCCGAGCGCACGGTGACGGTGAGCAGCGGGGGCAAGTCGTTCAGCTTCACCGGGTGGAAGGTGGGGTGGATCATCGCGCCGCCCGCGCTGCGGGACGCGGTGCAGCGCGCGCACCAGTTCGTCACCTTCGCCACGGCCTCGCCCCTCCAGGCCGCCATGGCGGTAGCGCTGCGGCTGCCGGACACCTACTTCGAGCAGCTGCGCGCCCAGTACCTCGCCCGGCGCGAGCGCCTGCTCGCGGGGCTCGCCCAGGCGGGCTTGAAGGCCCACGTCCCGGAGGGCAGCTATTTCATCCTCGCGGACATCTCCGGCCAGGGGCTGGGGGACGACGTGGCCTTCTGCCGCCACCTGGTGACGCGGGTGGGGGTGGCGGCCATTCCGCCCAGTGTCTTCTACGCGCCCGAGCACAGGCATCTGGGGCAGGGGATGGCGCGCTTCGCCTTCTGCAAGTCCGACGCGATCCTGGATGATGCGGCGCGGCGGTTGAAGGACGGGCTCTCCCCTCGGCGCGCGGGATGA
- a CDS encoding phosphatase PAP2 family protein has translation MKTRLSEHRTAQDTQWVELRAADLVIVFSCACAALLLLGPFRWAPGAGSSAFVFAVFALGPLLLRTLETYYPRQRLLAFVACFWLLPVVSVGHGMLGPLVNGVTPVLRDARIAALDQHLFGAQAAVVFGAWIPAWLMDVLLVCYYGHFVWPLVLGVALYFSGRREAFDEYLLALALFFACNFVLYTWVPAIGPRYFLFSSFSDSLQGLWLTPFLESAMRQPTFAKDCFPSGHTGTALLVLVYAWRFERRVFRVMFLPALGLIVATLVGRFHYATDLLCAMPLVLGAFGGAMTWSRLTRGSMTRQVEMDAIVRS, from the coding sequence GTGAAGACCAGGCTTTCGGAGCATCGCACCGCACAGGACACGCAGTGGGTTGAACTGCGTGCGGCGGACCTCGTCATCGTCTTCTCGTGCGCCTGCGCGGCCCTGTTGCTCCTGGGGCCGTTCCGCTGGGCTCCGGGGGCGGGGTCCTCCGCGTTCGTCTTCGCGGTGTTCGCTCTGGGCCCGCTCCTGCTGCGCACCCTGGAGACCTACTATCCCCGGCAGCGCCTGCTCGCCTTCGTGGCGTGTTTCTGGCTGCTGCCCGTGGTGAGCGTGGGCCATGGGATGCTCGGTCCCCTGGTGAACGGCGTCACCCCGGTGCTGCGGGACGCGCGGATCGCCGCCCTGGATCAACACCTGTTCGGCGCCCAGGCCGCCGTGGTGTTCGGGGCGTGGATTCCCGCCTGGCTGATGGATGTGCTGCTGGTGTGCTACTACGGCCATTTCGTCTGGCCCCTGGTGCTGGGCGTCGCCCTGTACTTCTCCGGCCGCCGTGAGGCCTTCGACGAGTACCTGCTGGCGCTCGCCCTCTTCTTCGCCTGCAACTTCGTGCTCTACACCTGGGTGCCGGCCATCGGCCCGCGCTACTTCCTGTTCAGCTCCTTTTCCGACAGCCTCCAGGGATTGTGGCTCACGCCCTTCCTGGAGTCGGCGATGCGCCAGCCGACCTTCGCCAAGGACTGCTTCCCCTCGGGGCATACCGGGACGGCCCTGCTGGTGCTCGTGTACGCCTGGCGCTTCGAGCGGCGCGTCTTCCGGGTGATGTTCCTGCCGGCGCTCGGCCTCATCGTGGCCACGCTGGTGGGGCGCTTCCACTACGCGACGGACCTGTTGTGCGCCATGCCGCTGGTCCTGGGGGCGTTTGGTGGCGCCATGACCTGGAGCCGACTGACGCGAGGTTCCATGACGCGCCAGGTGGAGATGGACGCTATCGTACGCTCCTGA
- a CDS encoding efflux RND transporter permease subunit, with the protein MAESFRERWFKSFIHTSLARPWRVLLVFVLLGLGGALLAGRLEFRGSFVELLPSEAPEVKDLTRVSQKAGGDGYLVVRARGDSTERLRAFAQGLARKLEALPEVRYVEHHFDVGFFQERGLWLLPTEQLGALRHDVEARLRYEKQRAIGMDLLGDKAAPPDFDAIVKKYSPESPMRADLSSQDGSEMYLMVKPDGTAGDITFAQRLVGAVQDVANAEVQGWPGVQLDYAGAFAARLDEDKVMREDLTRAGILSAVMAVGIILLATRRLWALAVVGVPVVFGVSLTFAFAELAIGHLNIVTGFLVAILIGLGLEYGIHLTMRYAEERREHPAAEALARTVRGTFAGALTSALTNAAAFFVLVFAQFEAFRQFGLLAGVGVLLAVLMAYGLGPALLMIAERKRPGDGTGAPEKSEPVRAERGRASTGRRWPTPTIAGILVAVLGFAGWSLYVLPQVGFETNMRNLKGDSPTVRLDDHITEQTGTPLNPAILLVDDLQQARVVEEVIREVKVRHGAESTFQRSASLNDLLPQDVPGHETHIAALRTTLENLPEEARKDPRVDTVAKMLAAQPYGAEQLPLEVRRRFEAMDGKGMFLLLFPSVSNHDTRELSAWASQLDEVIAGAKQRGVDLAILDSNRIAARIFSLVRADGPFILWAAAAVVFFTILVSLRSFKRACLVAGPLFLGMLCLAGGMHLFGVQLNFINAVVLPNLLAIAVDNSVHLFHRYEEEGPGSLGHVVRHTGLAAVVATLSNAAGYGALLISHHAGLRSIGQIALLGVVCTFLGTTVFFPAMLALLERRKGRSGVEAGRVQRLEVGTSPGEEAAEPGERKSA; encoded by the coding sequence GTGGCTGAGTCTTTTCGAGAGCGATGGTTCAAGTCCTTCATCCACACCTCGCTCGCGCGGCCCTGGCGGGTGTTGCTCGTGTTCGTGCTGCTGGGGCTCGGTGGCGCGCTGCTGGCGGGCCGTCTGGAGTTCCGCGGCTCCTTCGTGGAACTGCTGCCCAGCGAGGCACCCGAGGTGAAGGATCTCACGCGGGTGTCCCAGAAGGCCGGAGGTGACGGCTACCTGGTGGTGCGCGCGCGAGGGGATTCGACCGAGCGGCTGCGCGCCTTCGCCCAGGGGCTGGCCCGCAAGCTCGAGGCGCTGCCCGAGGTGCGCTACGTGGAGCACCACTTCGACGTGGGCTTCTTCCAGGAGCGCGGCCTGTGGCTCCTGCCCACCGAGCAGTTGGGCGCGCTGCGTCACGACGTGGAGGCGCGGCTTCGCTACGAGAAGCAGCGGGCGATCGGCATGGATCTGCTCGGCGACAAGGCCGCGCCGCCGGACTTCGACGCGATCGTGAAGAAGTACAGCCCCGAGTCCCCCATGCGCGCGGACCTCTCCAGCCAGGACGGCTCGGAGATGTACCTGATGGTGAAGCCGGACGGCACGGCGGGGGACATCACGTTCGCCCAGCGGCTGGTGGGCGCGGTGCAGGACGTGGCCAACGCCGAGGTCCAGGGCTGGCCCGGAGTCCAGCTCGACTACGCGGGGGCCTTCGCGGCGCGGCTCGACGAGGACAAGGTGATGCGCGAGGACCTCACGCGCGCGGGCATCCTCTCGGCGGTGATGGCGGTGGGCATCATCCTGCTGGCCACGCGGCGGCTGTGGGCCCTGGCCGTGGTGGGCGTGCCCGTCGTCTTCGGCGTGTCGCTCACGTTCGCCTTCGCCGAGCTGGCCATCGGCCACCTGAACATCGTCACGGGCTTCCTCGTGGCCATCCTCATCGGCCTGGGCCTGGAGTACGGCATCCACCTGACCATGCGCTACGCGGAGGAGCGGCGCGAGCACCCGGCCGCCGAGGCGCTCGCCCGCACCGTGCGGGGCACCTTCGCCGGAGCGCTCACCTCGGCGCTCACGAACGCGGCGGCCTTCTTCGTGCTCGTGTTCGCCCAGTTCGAGGCCTTCCGGCAGTTCGGTCTGCTCGCGGGCGTGGGCGTGCTGCTCGCCGTGCTGATGGCCTATGGCCTGGGGCCCGCGCTGCTCATGATCGCCGAGCGCAAGCGGCCGGGCGATGGCACCGGGGCGCCGGAGAAGTCAGAGCCCGTGCGCGCGGAGCGGGGCAGGGCGTCCACGGGCCGCCGCTGGCCCACGCCGACCATCGCCGGCATCCTCGTGGCGGTGCTCGGCTTCGCCGGGTGGTCGCTCTACGTGCTGCCCCAGGTGGGCTTCGAGACGAACATGCGCAACCTCAAGGGCGACTCGCCCACGGTGCGCCTGGACGATCACATCACCGAGCAGACGGGCACCCCCCTCAATCCCGCCATCCTCCTCGTGGACGACCTCCAGCAGGCCCGGGTGGTGGAAGAGGTCATCCGGGAGGTGAAGGTCCGGCACGGCGCCGAGTCCACCTTCCAGCGCTCCGCGTCCCTCAATGATCTGCTGCCCCAGGACGTGCCGGGGCACGAGACGCACATCGCCGCGCTGCGCACCACCCTGGAGAACCTGCCCGAGGAGGCCCGGAAGGATCCCCGCGTCGACACGGTGGCGAAGATGCTCGCCGCCCAGCCCTACGGCGCCGAGCAACTGCCCCTGGAGGTGCGCCGCCGCTTCGAGGCGATGGACGGCAAGGGGATGTTCCTGCTGCTCTTCCCCTCGGTGTCCAACCACGACACGCGCGAGCTGTCGGCGTGGGCCTCGCAGCTCGACGAGGTGATCGCCGGGGCGAAGCAGCGGGGCGTGGACCTGGCCATCCTCGACAGCAACCGGATCGCCGCGCGCATCTTCTCCCTGGTCCGCGCGGACGGGCCCTTCATCCTCTGGGCCGCCGCGGCCGTCGTCTTCTTCACCATCCTGGTCAGCCTGCGCAGCTTCAAGCGCGCCTGCCTGGTGGCCGGGCCGCTCTTCCTGGGCATGCTCTGTCTGGCCGGAGGGATGCACCTGTTCGGCGTACAGCTCAACTTCATCAATGCCGTGGTGCTGCCCAACCTGCTCGCCATCGCCGTGGACAACTCGGTCCACCTCTTCCACCGCTACGAGGAGGAGGGGCCGGGCTCGCTGGGGCATGTGGTGCGGCACACGGGCCTGGCCGCCGTGGTGGCCACGCTGTCCAACGCCGCGGGCTACGGGGCCCTGTTGATCTCCCACCATGCGGGGCTGCGCTCGATTGGCCAGATTGCACTCCTGGGCGTCGTGTGTACCTTCCTGGGCACCACCGTGTTCTTTCCGGCGATGCTCGCGTTACTTGAGAGACGTAAGGGCCGGAGCGGGGTTGAGGCGGGTCGGGTTCAGCGCCTGGAAGTCGGCACTTCCCCTGGGGAGGAGGCCGCGGAGCCAGGGGAGCGTAAATCTGCGTGA
- a CDS encoding aminotransferase class I/II-fold pyridoxal phosphate-dependent enzyme, with translation MSDVFEKCRSWKDYRIAKATGLYPYFRAIEESFGATEVQIEGRRVIMVGSNNYLGLSADPRVKEAAIKAVERYGTTCSGSRLLNGTLALHEELEHQLAKFLNRESALVISTGFQTNLALSSILGRHDIVFADRQNHASLVDGVRLSFATERKFRHNDLGHLEQLLQQASEKEPNAGKIIITDGVFSMEGDICDLPRIVALAKKYNARVMTDDAHAMGVLGEQGRGTSEYFGLEAETDLVMGTFSKSFASLGGVLAGPQDVINYMRHKSRSVIFSASMTPASVASALKSLEIIQAEPERRARLLDIAEKMHNGFRAMGFDTGVSVTPVVPVHIGDQVKCFRFWKALHEAGVFANPVVPPAVESGHALIRTSYMATHTDEQLDRVLDIFERIGKKLDVIPQTRPSTYTPVKIARPHTFVRGNQASEKWAAASAGELSQQGFSLDQLFEAVETLTWRAANLQPKDIRELGRMPRKLWARRAHLPGMLLEKGANLFIRNGREDRS, from the coding sequence ATGAGTGACGTATTCGAGAAGTGCCGCAGCTGGAAGGACTACCGCATCGCCAAGGCCACGGGGCTCTACCCGTACTTCCGCGCCATCGAGGAGTCCTTTGGTGCCACGGAGGTCCAGATCGAGGGCCGCCGCGTCATCATGGTCGGCTCGAACAACTACCTGGGCCTGAGCGCGGATCCGCGGGTCAAGGAAGCGGCGATCAAGGCCGTGGAGCGCTACGGCACCACGTGCTCGGGCTCGCGGCTGCTCAACGGGACGCTCGCGCTGCACGAGGAGCTGGAGCACCAGCTCGCCAAATTCCTCAACCGGGAGTCGGCGCTCGTCATCTCCACGGGATTCCAGACGAACCTGGCGCTCTCCTCCATCCTGGGCCGCCACGACATCGTCTTCGCGGATCGGCAGAACCACGCCTCGCTGGTGGACGGCGTGCGGCTGTCCTTCGCCACCGAGCGCAAGTTCCGCCACAACGACCTCGGGCACCTCGAGCAGCTGTTGCAGCAGGCCTCGGAGAAGGAGCCCAACGCGGGGAAGATCATCATCACCGATGGTGTGTTCTCCATGGAGGGAGACATCTGCGACCTGCCGCGCATCGTGGCGCTGGCGAAGAAGTACAACGCGCGGGTGATGACGGATGACGCCCACGCCATGGGCGTGCTGGGTGAGCAGGGCCGCGGCACCTCGGAGTACTTCGGGCTGGAGGCGGAGACGGACCTGGTGATGGGCACCTTCTCCAAGAGCTTCGCGTCGCTCGGCGGCGTGCTCGCGGGGCCCCAGGACGTCATCAACTACATGCGCCACAAGTCGCGCTCGGTCATCTTCTCCGCGTCCATGACGCCCGCCTCGGTGGCCTCGGCGCTCAAGTCCCTGGAGATCATCCAGGCCGAGCCCGAGCGGCGCGCGCGGCTGCTGGACATCGCGGAGAAGATGCACAACGGCTTTCGCGCCATGGGCTTCGACACGGGCGTGTCGGTGACGCCGGTGGTGCCGGTGCACATCGGGGATCAGGTCAAGTGCTTCCGCTTCTGGAAGGCCCTGCACGAGGCGGGCGTGTTCGCCAACCCCGTGGTGCCCCCCGCGGTGGAGTCGGGCCACGCGCTCATCCGCACCAGCTACATGGCCACGCACACGGACGAACAGCTCGACCGGGTGCTCGACATCTTCGAGCGGATTGGCAAGAAGCTGGACGTCATCCCCCAGACGCGGCCCTCCACCTATACGCCGGTGAAGATCGCCCGGCCCCACACCTTCGTGCGCGGCAACCAGGCCTCGGAGAAGTGGGCCGCCGCGAGCGCGGGCGAGCTGTCCCAGCAGGGCTTCTCGTTGGATCAGCTCTTCGAGGCGGTGGAGACGCTCACCTGGCGCGCCGCCAACCTGCAGCCCAAGGACATCCGCGAGCTCGGGCGGATGCCGAGGAAGCTCTGGGCCAGGCGCGCGCACCTGCCCGGTATGCTCTTGGAAAAGGGCGCCAACCTCTTCATCCGCAACGGACGCGAAGACAGGAGCTAG
- a CDS encoding N-acetyltransferase, whose translation MAVAAESLAAESPSPPLSARVEVTPVRTSAERTAFIRFAYTVYQGDPHWVPPLEMERRDFMDPRKNPFFEFGEVEFFLARRDGQVVGRIAAVNNPRYNEFQKTNVGFFGLFECVNDAGVAQALFEAAAHWLRARGFTSVLGPMSYSTNHEVGLLIDGFGTPPSIMTTYNPRWYPALLEANGFTKAKDLYAWELSASTPPPEKVARVAEKIRQREGVTVRPVNLKDFDAEVTRIKTMYNSAWENNWGFVPMTEGEFDHLAKELKQMVRSELVLIAEVKGEPVGFGLTLPDANEAIKAANGRLTTFGLPIGLAKLLLASRRIRRLRLVLLGTVEGYRRRGLDAILYLDTLRKARELGFEGGEISWTLEDNHLVNRAIESMGGQRSKTFRVYEKPL comes from the coding sequence ATGGCCGTCGCCGCCGAATCGCTCGCCGCCGAGTCCCCGTCCCCTCCCCTGTCCGCCCGCGTGGAGGTGACGCCCGTGCGCACCTCGGCGGAGCGCACGGCCTTCATCCGCTTCGCCTATACCGTCTACCAGGGAGATCCCCACTGGGTGCCGCCCCTGGAGATGGAGCGCCGGGACTTCATGGACCCGCGCAAGAACCCCTTCTTCGAGTTCGGCGAGGTGGAGTTCTTCCTCGCCCGGCGCGACGGGCAGGTGGTGGGGCGGATCGCCGCGGTGAACAACCCGCGCTACAACGAGTTCCAGAAGACGAACGTCGGCTTCTTCGGCCTCTTCGAGTGCGTGAATGACGCGGGCGTGGCCCAGGCCCTCTTCGAGGCGGCCGCCCACTGGCTGCGTGCCCGGGGCTTCACGTCCGTGCTCGGGCCGATGAGCTACTCCACCAACCACGAGGTGGGACTGCTCATCGACGGGTTCGGCACGCCGCCGTCCATCATGACGACGTACAACCCGCGCTGGTACCCCGCCCTGCTGGAGGCCAACGGCTTCACCAAGGCGAAGGATCTGTACGCGTGGGAGCTGTCCGCCTCCACCCCGCCGCCGGAGAAGGTGGCGCGCGTGGCCGAGAAGATCCGCCAGCGCGAGGGGGTCACCGTGCGCCCGGTGAACCTCAAGGACTTCGACGCGGAGGTGACGCGCATCAAGACGATGTACAACTCGGCGTGGGAGAACAACTGGGGCTTCGTGCCGATGACGGAGGGCGAGTTCGACCACCTGGCGAAGGAGTTGAAGCAGATGGTGCGCTCGGAGCTGGTGCTCATCGCCGAGGTGAAGGGAGAGCCCGTGGGCTTCGGGCTCACCCTTCCGGACGCGAACGAGGCCATCAAGGCCGCCAACGGCCGGCTCACCACGTTCGGCCTGCCCATCGGGCTCGCGAAGCTGCTGCTCGCCTCGCGCCGCATCCGCCGCTTGCGCCTCGTCCTGCTGGGCACCGTGGAGGGCTACCGGCGCCGGGGCCTGGACGCCATCCTCTACCTGGACACCCTGCGCAAGGCGCGCGAGCTGGGCTTCGAGGGCGGGGAAATCTCCTGGACGCTCGAGGACAACCACCTCGTCAACCGCGCCATCGAGTCGATGGGCGGCCAGCGCTCCAAGACGTTCCGCGTCTACGAGAAGCCCCTCTGA
- a CDS encoding MlaC/ttg2D family ABC transporter substrate-binding protein — translation MFVSLVTAMLLTTAPSPLDVVKTGSADVQKIASAKGATVEQLSKAVERFVDFGELSRRALGDTWNKLTPAQRQDFSGTMEGLLRASYAQRALGQGKAQVRYGEESIQGNDARVATTVKINRGERFPVDYKLYRTDDKSGWRIYDVVTEDVSLLESYQEEFRRVLATKGFDGLLATLKTKRAQIEKKIVP, via the coding sequence ATGTTCGTCTCCCTCGTCACCGCCATGCTGCTCACCACCGCGCCCAGTCCCCTGGACGTCGTCAAGACGGGCAGCGCCGATGTCCAGAAGATCGCCTCGGCCAAGGGCGCCACGGTGGAGCAGTTGTCCAAGGCGGTGGAGCGCTTCGTGGACTTCGGGGAACTGTCCCGGCGTGCCCTGGGCGACACCTGGAACAAGTTGACGCCCGCCCAGCGCCAGGACTTCTCCGGCACCATGGAGGGGCTGTTGCGCGCCTCCTACGCCCAACGGGCGCTCGGCCAGGGAAAGGCCCAGGTGCGGTACGGCGAGGAGTCCATCCAGGGAAATGACGCCCGCGTGGCCACCACGGTGAAGATCAACCGGGGCGAGCGCTTCCCCGTGGACTACAAGCTCTACCGGACGGACGACAAGAGCGGCTGGCGCATCTACGACGTCGTCACCGAAGACGTGTCGCTCCTGGAATCCTACCAGGAGGAGTTCCGGAGGGTCCTCGCCACCAAGGGCTTCGACGGACTGTTGGCCACGCTCAAGACCAAGCGGGCCCAGATCGAGAAGAAGATCGTCCCCTGA